Genomic DNA from Magnolia sinica isolate HGM2019 chromosome 4, MsV1, whole genome shotgun sequence:
AGACAGCATGGAAAGGCATTTTGATAGGACCATTGCAAGGTAGTCCATACTCCTCCTCGGACATTTTAAACAGCTCTTGAAATATGGGGCTGTTATGATATACCAAGGGAATCGCAAACCGTCTTCCATCTGCAGTGTAGAGGATGAAATGTCCCTTATTGGGTGTAGATTTATTGCATGCTTCCCAGTCTGCCGTGAAATCTGTTCTTGACATGGAGATTCTTTTCCTACCAATGGCAGCTAACTTCTGCCACTTCCTTGCGATTGCAACGAGCCTCTTGGGATTGATCATGGTTGATTCTCTGTAAAGCTAAGATACagactgaaaaaaaaaagagtgagagGTTAGATTGTGAAAGATGTTGCTGGGTTGAGTGGAAAACAATGGAGGTGTTTAGATGTATATATACAGTTGGAAGGGTAGACAATGCATTTAAGCGCACCTTTCCGATGTTTGGCTCTGAGAGGCATTGTCATGTGCTGATTGGATGAGTGGAGGGTCTTTGGGTGTTCTTATTTCTGTCAGCAACCACCTCATCATACAGGTAGGGTCTACTTAAAACAGGTCTCTTTCATTTAAGAACACAATTTAAGAGCCAGCTGGGCTATCTTGGTTAGCTAAAAAATATGAATTTAGGAACCAAACTTTTGATGATTAGGGCATGTGAAATTATCATTTGTCGCAATAGACATAAGGGTTTGCCTATTTTATTGGCAACATAAGTAAAAGACGTAACCAGAGATTTGATACCTCAGCCCACCTGGTTAATAGAGATATAGAAATGCAAATTAAAGGACTACTATCTACTATATACTTTATTAGATATATAAGGTTTTTCCCTTTCTAAATATGAAGGTGGTTTGCTGGTAGGGTAAGTTGGGGTGCAACCCATGTGATAAGTGGGCCAAAGAAGTGGTTCTGTCGTCAGCATATGGATTGAGTTAGACGCCGATACTTTGCAACCAACATCAGGATTGCTACATTTTGTTGTCCTTAGACGCCTATACATTGTTCACCTCATTACATTTAATTCAAGCAATCCATGTCATccaatatgtatatatttttgggAATGTTTTGAAAGTGGGAAAATACTTCCAGAGAAAATTTTACTAAGAAAGTGAGGACGACAATAATAATGGTTTCTCTAAACCTGTGTTGAACCTTTGCCAATATAATCAGTATAGACAATAATAATGTGGTTTGGATCAACTGGTAAAATGATTTTGCTGGGAAATGGTGCAACGAAGGTCAGCAGCATatgatggacgtcaaaccaatcaTTGGACTTCTATATGATCAGTATAAACCATCACTTCTCTTGACTGCTGATTAGATAACAAGGGTCATCCAATCAAACCGATATTTGAGATAGATGAGCCATCAAAGGAGGGTCACAAATGATGCATGTTATGTGAAGATCCGAGCCACGTACAATTCCGAGGACCGCCATCCCTTTGATCCGATCGGACTCACAATAGTCAATCTAAAATGGTATGATGCtacgaaggagaaggaagattcgTGGCTAGGTTACAGTGGTACTCCCACTCCGAGGCTGGCAGTTGGCTTGGATTAATCTGGGACCGGAATAGTCGGTGTGAAGCTCAGACTAAATACTCCAGACCGTCCCTCTACTGCCCGACCAGAAATGAATAACTCAACCACTTGCATCAGTAGCGGGAAAATTCAACTCAACAGGACAGACCCGCCGCCCACCTTGGATCGCGGGGAGAAGACCTCTAGAATGCTCAACAGATAAATAAAGCCAAGTCCACATTCCGTCTAGAGTAGAACTCGGCTTAGACTTGTGACACAACCCGCGTTCAAGAAACCAACAGTGAAGGCCCGACCCGAGGTCAGTCAAAGCCTCTTCAACCAAAAGTCTCGAGCTAAGGTCGGGGAGGAATGTGGACGCTTCATGCGCTAAAACAAGAAACTACCTTAAGCAGACATGACCGATTACCTCGTCCATAGATACGTACGATATGCTACACGATCCCTAGATTGCGGACAATATCTCCATGATCCGTTAATCACACTAATTGAGCGAATTGTGtcgagattaacggacccagtCCATCCGatggtcaggtataaatacaataaagatcccattgctacaggtacgcaacatctcacaccctctctctacgATCAACTTTGACCCAGATTTTcttgacctaacttaggcatcggagggtcccctggcttagccaaggtctcctttgctaaTCTATTGTGCGGGACCAAGGTTCCTTGGAGGTTCGCCATgccgagtggagggtggtccagattttttCATTAACAATGCACATTCCAAATCAATGGTGAAACTTACAATAATCATCTGTACTTCTAATTATTGACTAGATCGTTAGGATCTTCTGGTCATTTTTATTCTTGAGAGACATATCGGCCATCAAATGCAAGAgtcacataatgcatggtcgcAATTACTGACCAGTCCTTAGCAATGTGTAATAAATTTGGACCACCTACTTTTCTCACCACTGATGGTATAtgtatgttttgggatttgggttgCGTAATCACACAgtgatggatctaggatagcaatccaagagtaccgagcaaacacaagagaacacaaagatttaatttgaaaaacccttttgggaaaaaaccatggaacaacgcgacagaattccactatgaaagaagaGATTACAAAGATAGAAAACTTACCcgacttgagcaatcctcaaacctcacatttctcaccctttgaaaccctagaacccccttttagaaaccttagaacccttttagaaaactTAAAATGCCTTATAATACCTCCCAGTCCTGTATACAACCCTTTATATAGCTTTAGAAATGAACCAAAAtggaataagaaacaaaatctGCAAAATTTGTGTAAACCTTCGATGAAATCAAACTATCTTCCAAGTCATCGAAAAAttacaaaatatgtccagcaagcaGGGGCGAAAATTTGATAAATACTCAATGGCATCGaccggcttcgatgtcatcgaactagcttcgatgacattgaagctggttcaatgtcatcgaacccccattgacagatttaagacatctttcaacaacaatctccaccatgccttcaatcttcaaatATGTAGCTCATTATCATCCTCTCTTATCTCTGCCTCGCATCATAGTTTCATCAACGCTTCTCATGcatactccgtccttcttttatgccatcgccaagcctatagaagttgcacagaacttgaacttctccgtaggaatgaccttggtgatcgcatgtctgctagattcacgctggtgtgaatcttctcaaaaGTTACACCTCCTttttcaagcacctgtcggataaagtggtgatgaacattaatgtatttagtatgagagtgataaataaaatttttagctaaattgatggcgctttcgctatcacaattaactggcacgaccttctactgaagtcccaactgatttatcatgcctcttaaccagaCACCTTCCTTAAACACTTCCGTTACTGCCATATACTCTGCTTCTGTTATAAAGAGATCTACCAcgaactgaagctttgacatctaacTAATTGTTCCACCCATTAGGAAAAAAGAGTAACCTGAAGtcaactttctggaatccacactgcgtGTATagtttgaatccacataccctaccaactttgcccctatcttcttaaaagttaagatgtagtaTTTTGTACCGCAAATGTATCAACgtagccatttcaccacttctcaatgttgcttgatggggtttgacatgtatctgctcataacaccgactgcttatgaaatatctggtctcatacagaccatgacattcattaaactgtcaactgcattcgaataaagCACATAAGATAacatgcttttcctcatttgatttacgACATTGTCCTGAGGAAGGCTTGAAGTGAATCGTGTAGGGAATGCTCattggctttgcctggtccatctcatacttgattaATACCTTTTCTAGGTATTCTGGTTATGATAACTAAAGCCTGATCTTCTtcttgtctctatgaatatctatgccgagaaccctctttgcagtccccagatctttcatctcaaatatccctaataactgagtcttcagtacgttgatttcaaacATATAATGACTGccgatcaatatatcatcaatatataatactaggatgatgaatctgTCATCACTTAGGGTTTTGTAATAGATAGTGattgtattcactccgagtaaatttctgactcaacataaaagaatcaaaatttttataccactgccaaGGCGACTGTTTCTGGTCGTATAATGACTTCATTAACCTGCAAAATTTTTTCTTTATCCCTTTAATTTCGTATCCCTCTAGTTGCTTCgtgtagatctactcttctaaTTCCCCTTgaaggaatgcagtcttgacattcatttgttccagctcgagatcgtattgggcaattaGTGCCAACACGAATCCGATAGACACCTTAACTACCggcacgaatatctctgtgaaatcgattccttctctctgagcataacccttcactaccaatctAACTTTGTATCTTTCCTGTTTTCTTtttaataaccacttgcatccaatcACTTTGCAGCCCACTGGAAGTTCCACCAGCTCCTATGTGTGATTTTTGTATAgcaagtccatctcatcatccataactacctttcacttttctgcattAAGCTCACAAAGAACCTCCTGAACAGTAGATGGGTCCcactcatctgtaatgagggcatatgcaatattagagtcgtccttgtATCTTGCTGGTAACCTGCAATCACTCGGtaggtttcttctcacaggttgctgctccacctgctcctttTACCTCTATCTATGCATTTGTCTCTATTTAAGTATCACCTATGTCAATCTGGATGTCTACAATTAACATTTTAGGTTCCTTTTGCTCCTCCTGATCATTCATGCGGAATAGATAGCTTTCATTGAATTTGACGTTACGACTAGTGATAACCTTGTGTGTGACCTTATCGAATGGCCTTTTTTAAAGCAAACTGTTGAATTTCATTAGAAAACTAAACAAAATTTCATTTCGGGCCTTCCCAGGAAAAAATGACCTGAGGAAtgccttgtcgaataacctgtaactttTCACACAAATACTATGGCCAATAAAAATGtattttttggctctatggtctagcttatctctctcagctgatggtacatgagagtaagctttaCAACCAAATATatgcaaatctgagtagtccagcTTATTAGCACTCTACATTTCCTCttagattttacattcaattgccataGAAGGAGccagttcaccaaatagcaagccgagttaacggcctcagtccataagtccttaactaatgcagcattacttaacatgcatcgagccctctccaagagagtcaaattcattcgctcagccacatcgttttgttcgggcgtgtggcacactgtgttgtgcctaatgattccttcatccttgcaatattcattaaactcaatggaagtgaattctctaccattgtcagtccttaaaacctttattttttaccctgactattttttcaccattgccttctattgtttgaatatggtgaaaacttcagatttatgtttcatgaagtcaACCCAAACTTTTCgggagtaatcgtcaatgaaaaaACAAACTATGATGACCCCCCAATGGAAGCTTCTAACGATGACCCCCCTatatcagagtgcacataattgAACACTCCCTTACATATATGTTTttcagttttaaaagataattgagattttttaccatatatacaatgctcgcatatatctaaatcgaaaattttaaaagctggaatcaaacaacaaTCAGATAGAACCTTCATGCCCCCCTcgttcatgtggcccagacgagcatacCACATACATAGAGAGGTAGAATCTATAATAGTTGTTACCGCTCCACTtactgaagtgctcccgatcaacctgtaaagattttcgtacctttgtgctctcataaccacgagtgcctcttttgaaactttaaggacacaatCAACACCAGTGAACTtgtaccctatagcctcgagtgcactgagagaaatcagacttttattcatatcaggaacatacttgacatcagtcagggtacgcttcatcccatcaaacatcttaatgctcactataccaatagccacaacattacagacattgtcattgcccataaagacctatccaccatcgcattccttgtaactggcgaaccaattctgatgaggagtcatgtgatatgatgctcctataTCAAGGATCCATTCATCTTTATGATTTTCGTGCAAGTGACCAATCATAGACACAAATAGAACATCACCactacttgtctcttcatcagatatgACATTATTGGCTTCTTTAGAAGAAACCTCTAAGTTTTGTTTTTTCGCTTTAGGATTGACACAATCCCttttcatgtgtccagtcatcccacaattctagtactttagttttcctttaccCTTAcatttggatttggatctaggtcttgaagatcttgtacctcgctcagaattcCTGCCTCtagtaaacagtgcatcagaagatttCTCCATGTcgtcgtttaactttctcatggccttcccttgaagggctgagataatggtgtcgataCTTAGAGTTTTATTTATCGTGCGCATTGCATCCTTGAATGACTtatacgatgccggaagagaattcagtaacatacgtgtttgttcctcatctttgatcacttcctccatatccagcaatttacaaaccaatttattaatcTCGCTGATGTGGGCCTCTAGATCTCCACAGTCTACCATCTTGAGGTTATACCACTGTAGCTTTAAGTGTAAGCGATTTTCTgagaattttttcacatagatatcctctaactttgcccatagcTTAGccatagttttctccctcaaaacattatagagaatctcatctgtgagacataaatggatggaggctaaagcattatTATCAAGAGTGtctcattcttcatctttcatagtcGATTTCCGCTACTCAAGAGCCTTAGCTTCCCcttagttaatagactaatcatcttaatatttCATAACTTAAAATTCCTTTTGCCCGAGTACTCTCAATATAAACTTGGTGTTTCCCATTATTGTTAATCCTTcagattcagatctatgccccaacgatagctctgataccacttgttgggatttgcactacggaatcacacaaagatggatctaggatagcaatccaagagcaccaagcaaacacaagagaacacaaagatttaacatggaaaaccctttcaggaaaaaaccatggcataaagcgacagaatttcactatgaaataagagattacaaagatagagaaCTTACCCGGCTTGAGCAATCCTTAAACCTCACTTTTCTCACCAATTGAAACCCTAGAGCCcctttttagaaaccctagaaccttCTTAGAAAACTTAGAAtgccttagaatacctcccagTCCCATATACAACCCTTTGTATAGTTTTAGAAAGGAACCAAAATATAATAGGAAACAAAATCTGCGTaaaccttcaatgacattgaataagcttcgatgtcatcaaaaaattGACAAAATATGTCTAGCGAGCAGGGTCAAAAATCCGACAAATACTCGATGTCATCAaccggcttcgatgtcatcgaactggcttcgatagcatcgaagttGGTTTCATGACATCGAACCCCCAttaacagatttaagacatccgttAGCAACAGTATGATCAtttaattaaaatgattttttttataaaaccaTGTATGATGAGAACATTGAGCATAACACACCACCGCCTATGACAGCATGTGATGACAAGGGGGTGCACCATATTCCACCACTCAGAACTTTATATGATTACCTATAATCAACAAGGACAACCACATCGTCGTACATGGTACTTCTGTTGAATGCACATATTGAGTTCAAGTCGTACGTGATCCAACtacttcctaaatttcatggacttaattaggaaagtccatatttacacttaaaagagttCGACGAGATAGTTGCAACCTTGCCCTACAACAACGTCTCCAAGGAGATTACTGGACTAAAAATATTTTGATTCTGTTTAAAGGAGAGGGCCAAGTCACGGGTCCACTCCTTGAGGCTGAGATCAATTGGGACATGGATTGAGATGACCAGGGAATTCCTTCAAAAGTTTTTTCCCGGTTCACAAAACCAACACTCTAAGGCGAAACATCATGAACTTCTCCCGAAAGGAGGGGAAAACTTTTCTTTAATGTTGGGAGAGGTTCAGGGATATCTTCTAGTTGCTGGGCCACACCACGGCTACGAGACGTGGCACATAATtagttttttctatgatggattaatTCTAAACATGAATCAATTTATAGAGATAATGTATAATGATGAGTTTATGGGGAAGGATCCCGAAGAGACTTGGGAAAACTTTGATTTATAGCTGAAAAAAcccaatcatgggatacctctaaCCAAGCTAGTAATCCTAAGTTGGTGCCCAAAAAGAATAAAGGAATTTATGTCTTGATAGAGGATGACAATGTCAATGTAAGGTTGGCGAGTCTcacaaggaaagttgaggccatagaATTTAGGAAAGTTGATACGGTTCAACCCAATGAGGCCATTGAAAGTTCTTGCGGTATATGTGAAAGCAATGCACATCTAACTAAGGATTGACCTACAATCCCTATGGTTCAAGATATGTTGTAAGCTCAAGCAAATGCCATGAGTTCTTAATAAAGCCCATTCAGTGCCCTAATTTCGAATACGTACACTCCTAATTGGTGGAATCATCTAAATTTcatttggaggaatggaccaactGTGAATGCTAATAATAATCCCCAAGGGCCATCTAATAGTAACCATAAGTGCCCAATGAAAAGGACCCTTGAGCATACATTCCAAGCATTTATTTAAGGAAAAATGGAATTCAATCATACCACTATGCAGAATATCAATGAGCATAAAACATCGGTTGTGAGAATTGAGCCACACCTAAGTGTTAGGAAGTAATGGACTTTTCTGGCTCAACCTCAGCCTAACCCAAAAGGATTATTTGAAGTAAGCGATCCAAGTCTTTAGCCCAACATGTCAAGCATGATAAGTCCATCATAACCCTTAGAAGTAGTAGGGTGATTGACCAAGACTTTCTGAAGAAGGCTGACAAAGCTAATGAACCTACCCAATCTAAGAGTGAAGATGAACCTAGCCATGTTGAACATAACAAAGAGTCGGAGCATGATTAGAAGCCTATGGCCCCATTTCTTGAAAGATTACTCTTGTCCAAGCCTTTAGTGATAAACAAGATATTCTTGAGGATTTTAAATAGGCGAAGATCAATATTCCTTTATTTGATGCCATAAAAAATCCATCttatgtcaaatttctaaagTACTTGTGTATGCTAAAGTGAAAGTTGAACATACAAAAGAATGCATTTTCAACTTAATAAGTGAGTGCCATAATTAATCAAAACACTACCTTAACTACAAAGATTCAGGCAGTCCTACCATCTCATGTATTATTGGCAACTTCTAGATTGAAAAAGCTCTTCTCAATTTCTCGATTTACTCAGTATATGAGAAACTTTGGCTTCGTGAATTGAAACCTACCAACATAGCATTACAATTGGTTGATTGCTAAATAAGAATACTGAGAGGGGTGGTTGAGGATGCTTTGGTCCATATTGATAAATTTTACTTCCTAGtatattttattgttttggataTTCAATAGTCATGAACGTGAGCACTTAAATTTTGGTTATCCTTGGCCAAgaattcctagcaacttcaaatgctaTAATggtcaattgtaggaatggggttcTTAactatcctttgggaatatgtCGGTAGAGCTTAACGTGTTCAGTGTGGCTAAATAATAAGGGGATGTGAGGACATTTAAGAGGTGGATAGGATTGATTCAATTATGGAGGAGGACCTCTTTTCCAACCTATGCTCCGATCGCTTGGAGGTTTGTGTTGCTCATTTTTCTTATTATAAAGATGGCATGATCTTGGAAATTGTGAATACTTTAAGTGATCCAAGGCCTTTGAAATTAAATGAGGAAGTAATATCTATGGAGGCACTTAAACCTGATTTTGAAATACATGTTGAACATGATGTGGTGCCACATCAAACTAAATGGAGAAATGTTTATGAAAATAAAGTTGATGATCAATCACCTTACTTCGCGCTCCCTTAGTCAATAGAAAACATGTGTTCTAATGTACAATTTTATGAAATTCCTATTGTTAAAAAATTACTCCTAGTCATAATGTTGATAGTTGAACTCCTGGACTACTGTGGTATAAATGTGTTGGATATTGGTTGAAGCCAATATTGAAAATTTTGCTTCATGTTCATACCTCTGGGAGAAATGAATGACTTTCTAGTCTAATGGAGATCTCATCTTGGACATGATTAGCTTTTAGTTGAGGTTGTTTTGTTTAGGATTAATTTGTTTTATTTTAGGAGTTGCTTTTGTTTTTGAGAATTCCACTAATTTAGAAATTAAGAACTTGCGTATTTATCGATTTAGGTACTCTCTAGCCTCTATTTGTTACATTTTAGTCTCTCATGTTGATTTTAATGTATAATATtaccacgccccaaactcggaaatcgagcTCATAGAATTCCTAATTGCTGattttggtgccgacagcctccgtagtggcctattctcggctcccggcaaccatatgccagattccgatcctgggatcctgtaaggaagattttcaatatgattttttttttttttttgtgatggagcataaccacaagcataaccaagtcataaaacaacataaccacatattcactatatcaaaaattttgagtacaatgtggaaagggaaatacaagctGATAAAAAAGGTCCAAAATAATCTGTCATGCGCTCCTGActcacactacgtgaaaaatggaaaaaaggacGGCTAAAATTCCTTATTTTTAAAGATGGTTTAGAGATGGCCATaagccgtctctaaaattttacacGGCTCTTGACCATcgctaatattgtcttaaaatgttgaacgtccacaaatcgtttaagacggtcgaagaccatcttatatgcggtcatctaagacggtcaaggactgtccgcattagagacagtccttgaccgtcttatatggggtcatttgagatggttattggccgtctgcattagagacagtcattggtagtcttttacttgtaatctgagactatcaaagaccatctctattagagacggtccttagctatcTTATAGCCTTGTCAAAGTCCGTCttcattagagactgtcaaagaccgtttcTTTTAGATACTGTCaaggactgtctctattagagactgtcaaagaccatttctattagagacggtccttagctgtcatatagccctgtcaaagaccgtctttattagagactatcaaagactgtctctattcctgggatcctataaggaagattttcaagatggttttttttttttttttgtaatagagcataaccacaagcataaccaagtcacaaaacaacataaccacatatccactatatcaaaaactttgagtacaatgtggaaagggaaatacaagctgagcaaaaagctccaaaataatctatcATGCGCTCCTGActcacactacgtgaaaaatgaaaaaaaaggacggattttgagacgatctaggaccgtctctaaaattcctcAGTTTTAAAGATGGTTTAGAGATGGTCGTaagccgtctctaaaattttagacggctcttgaccgTCCCTAGTAGTCTGAAaatgttgaacgtccacaaattgTTTAAGACGGTCGAAGACCGTCTTATATGTGGTCATCTAAGACAGTCAAAGactgtccgcattagagacggtccttgaccatcttatatggggtcatctgagacggttattggccatctgcattagagacggtcattggccgtcttttacttataatatgagactgtcaaagatcgtctctattagagacggtccttagccatcttatagccttgtcaaagaccgtcttcatTAAAGACTATCAAAGACGGTCCATAGCCGTCATATAGCCCTATCAAAGACTATcgctattagagactgtcaaagaccatctctattagagacggtcctaaaccatctctttaaattttctttttcaaaatatcatttttcttaaatATTGTCAAAAATTaggaagctcaaaaaaattatgaattttgaaaaaaaaatagttaagaagcttagaaaaataattaactatgtttaagaaaattttaaattttgtgaaaaaaaaaaactattcataattttgaaaaaaaaaaaaagatttcgataaaaaatgatattttgaaaaagaaaatttaaaaaattaaacaaaattgtgaaaaatttgacaaattgtaaaaaatatatatatatatatatatatattttaaaaaagaaactagattttgtattttgacaagaaaaattgaaaagttatataacaaaagtgagattaaaaaaatgatattttgaaaaagaaaatttaaaaaattaaacaaaattgtgaaaaaattgacaaattgtaaaaaaatatatttaaaaaaaaaaaaagaaaactagattttgtattttgacaagaaaaattgaaaagttaaataataaaagtgagatttaaaaaatgatattttgaaaaagaaaattttaaaaattaaacagaattgtgaaaaaattgacaaattgtaaaaaaatatattttttaaaaaagaaaagtagattttgtattttgacaagaaaaattgaaaagttagataataaaagtgagattttgatgatgtgttgtatatccttgccgcccctatgtttctccaaccgaTTTTTGGGCcgagtataaaaaattgtgtagatttaaatcttaagtggaccacaccactaaaaagAATgagaatatagtacctcgccattaaaatttataaagagcccatcataaggttttagtaatgtttatttgcaatccaacttgttgatattgtaaagaagatctagatgaaggtaaactacaaagatcaaattaatctaaaacttttgtgcccttcaaaaggtttttaatagttattcatcattgttttgattggtatggcccacctgagattattgagttcttatgatttgaaatcacatcctaaaatatgatggaaaaatatatggatggtgtcgatatacataaaacatatcaaggtgggccctacacggttagaataacacccatgaaggagttacctaaaatagtgaaatggtactataaggtcacctcatgggaacatcccatgaggttaatctgtgtgcgccccatcatgatgtgtgtagaacatcaacaccatgcatttaatgtgtcccctttaagtctaaaaatcagtcatatacaaaactcaggtcgGCCATAACATATAAacctatgtgaagacatccctaaaacatataaaagcatttggtggggcccccatgagttttggatgtgtatgaaacttggtctgactcctcatccaagtgggacacacataatgaatgggctggatctatgaaccac
This window encodes:
- the LOC131244176 gene encoding auxin-responsive protein SAUR64-like; this translates as MRWLLTEIRTPKDPPLIQSAHDNASQSQTSERESTMINPKRLVAIARKWQKLAAIGRKRISMSRTDFTADWEACNKSTPNKGHFILYTADGRRFAIPLVYHNSPIFQELFKMSEEEYGLPCNGPIKMPFHAVFMDYIVSLLQRKMPKDVEKALLESFSMFVNLSMEENVVRDY